Proteins from one Octopus bimaculoides isolate UCB-OBI-ISO-001 chromosome 19, ASM119413v2, whole genome shotgun sequence genomic window:
- the LOC106875391 gene encoding tyrosine-protein kinase HTK16, producing the protein MFTIICSLSTSIKGAAILLKRGSANPGLFLIRRSKWHEGWYVMSIYFGHVFHFEIQNCNYNGKVMYYIDNGPYMCSLQLLVHHYNMRSDGLPCLLKYGLSVEGDIYEIPSLNKNLLRSKSEDLEVPLQRTRVSVPLRVPPPVPPPVPPTSQLEHTVTNFHFIDCKDIKKGGLLGLGEFGEVMKGTLTTHDGKKSKKITVALKTFNNNVVNSTSDFCREAKIMMNLDHICITKLIGLCQKPLMLVEEFVPKGSMLDFLLDYPSKVDAKVELILWASQIAFGMVYLESKKMVHRDLAARNILLESKKQIKITDFGLSRAVGENQYYRATTGGKWPIKWYAPESVKYGHFSHASDVWGFGITLWEMFSYGEVPYGEMKGIDVMKFLENNSRLSQPKKCPNAVYKMIGSCWEMDSKARPTFTKLQEFFTNFGNQM; encoded by the exons ATGTTCACAATAATTTGCTCCCTTTCTACTTCTATAAAGGGTGCTGCAATTTTACTGAAACGTGGCTCTGCTAATCCAGGATTATTTCTCATTCGAAGAAGTAAATGGCATGAAGGATGGTACGTGATGAGCATCTATTTTGGACACGTCTTCCATTTTGAAATACAGAATTGT AATTACAATGGTAAAGTAATGTACTACATAGACAATGGACCATACATGTGCTCACTCCAATTACTGGTGCACCACTACAATATGAGGTCTGATGGACTTCCCTGTTTACTTAAGTATGGTCTGTCAGTAG AAGGTGATATCTATGAAATACCAAGTTTAAATAAAAACTTATTACGTTCAAAATCAGAAGATCTAG AAGTTCCACTCCAACGGACAAGAGTATCAGTTCCTCTAAGGGTACCTCCACCAGTTCCA CCTCCAGTTCCACCCACCTCACAGCTCGAACATACTGTAACAAATTTCCATTTCATTGACTGCAAAGACATCAAAAAAG GTGGTCTTTTAGGTCTTGGAGAATTTGGTGAAGTAATGAAAGGAACTTTAACTACTCATGATggcaaaaaaagtaaaaag ataACAGTTGCTTTGAAaacctttaataataatgttgtgaACAGCACTTCAGACTTCTGTCGAGAAGCAAAGATTATGATGAACTTAGACCATATATGTATCACCAAACTAATTGGTCTATGTCAGAAACCTTTGATGCTG gtTGAAGAATTTGTCCCCAAAGGATCAATGCTAGACTTTCTCTTGGATTACCCTTCAAAAGTTGATGCAAAAGTAGAATTGATTTTATGGGCATCTCAAATTGCCTTTGGAATGGTTTATCTGGAATCAAAGAAAATGGTGCATCGAGATTTGGCAGCAAGAAATATCCTTTTAGAGTCTAAAAAACAG ATTAAAATAACTGATTTTGGATTATCTCGAGCTGTGGGAGAGAACCAGTATTATCGTGCCACCACTGGAGGAAAGTGGCCTATCAAATG GTATGCACCTGAGTCTGTAAAATATGGCCATTTCTCACATGCTTCAGATGTCTGGGGTTTTGGTATAACATTATGGGAAATGTTCTCATATGGAGAGGTACCTTATGGTGAGATGAAAGGAATTGAT GTCATGAAATTTTTGGAAAACAATAGCAGATTGTCTCAGCCCAAAAAATGCCCAAACGCCGTCTACAAGATGATAGGCAGTTGTTGGGAAATGGATAGCAAAGCTCGACCAACATTCACAAAACTCCAAGAATTCTTTACCAATTTTGGAAACCAAATGTAA